A part of Aquibium oceanicum genomic DNA contains:
- a CDS encoding FecR domain-containing protein: MAIGIATRNPSRWRGLLRCLTVAAPFLSLFAPLHATAQGTAEAIKSVAASDEYIRVRLEPGVGIRSLAEKYLDNPDLWPIILRANGFDDITQLSEGQELLLPGNQVRLAATALDASLGEIQRANEAGAQLFAPILIRNAIQFRDEAVVENLNGVYAESIELSSRSIGQAESARTHSEQQRDVEAEARLSDRQGWVEGQKTVENGWTERDLNAILNEQEKLRTLSRSTAQVVFRDASRLRLNANSQAVIQRMRVDPLKRREEAKISLVEGDFYALLATESDRNQLEVSLPNVDAKIDSGSFWVSQDAGGAKFSNYDVKPVSIQAGDKTLVLGRNEGAVVRNGDAPEEKVDVFGRIALKAPEDDAVLYGETVDLGWEDMPNGGGYWLEIAFDGRFDRMADSLFGLEENRMEDHPLAPGTYYWRVAALDAFGLPGQMSSVRKFELRSDDTPPFLQIRTPEPGAILRDPQVTISGETEAGAAVLIDGTVADIDQNGRFFHTVDAADGRNTVEVVARDTAGNETLRTIEFDFIADQRKDVAYDPAIPRDEAGRFLSANDVLSLSGTVIGGAKVTVVDPSGCALSETYADAEGRFALNVPLSASRENFELRIATVSGYSYEEAIETLIVDEPPRVRLTEPLPQVTADATLAVRIGTDSGVALAVNGNPVDVRDGMATATLALTQGPNTVEIVATNKVGLVTIEKRTVIFDTERPEVTAQDLTVEGRGATDLLSIKVGARDASGLAMTSRFTATSSGGRKDGVLRYNRARKAYQGTVELPRRADAEPVTVVVELSDVAGNVSRVELVR, translated from the coding sequence TTGGCGATCGGCATTGCGACAAGAAACCCATCGAGATGGCGTGGCCTGCTGCGCTGCCTGACGGTAGCGGCGCCATTCCTTTCGCTGTTCGCCCCCCTGCACGCGACTGCGCAGGGTACGGCGGAAGCCATCAAGTCCGTCGCGGCGAGCGACGAGTACATCCGGGTGCGGCTGGAACCCGGCGTCGGCATCCGGTCGCTGGCCGAAAAGTACCTGGACAATCCCGACCTTTGGCCGATCATCCTGCGCGCCAACGGCTTCGATGACATCACCCAACTTTCCGAGGGACAAGAACTGCTCCTGCCCGGCAACCAGGTGCGCCTGGCGGCGACGGCGCTCGATGCGTCGCTGGGTGAGATCCAGCGGGCCAACGAGGCCGGGGCGCAGCTCTTCGCGCCGATCCTGATCCGCAACGCCATCCAGTTCCGTGACGAGGCGGTGGTCGAGAACCTCAACGGCGTCTATGCCGAGAGCATCGAGCTGTCTTCCCGGTCGATCGGCCAGGCCGAATCGGCGCGCACTCACAGCGAACAGCAGCGCGACGTGGAAGCCGAGGCGCGGCTCAGTGATCGGCAAGGCTGGGTCGAGGGCCAGAAGACCGTCGAAAACGGCTGGACCGAGCGCGACCTCAACGCCATCCTCAACGAGCAGGAAAAGCTGCGCACGCTGTCGCGCTCCACGGCGCAGGTGGTGTTCCGAGACGCAAGCCGCCTGCGCCTCAACGCCAATTCCCAGGCCGTCATCCAGCGCATGCGGGTCGATCCGCTGAAGCGCCGCGAGGAGGCGAAGATCAGCCTGGTCGAGGGCGATTTTTACGCCCTGCTCGCAACTGAGAGCGACCGAAACCAGCTCGAGGTGAGCCTGCCCAACGTCGATGCCAAGATCGATTCTGGCAGTTTCTGGGTGAGCCAGGACGCGGGCGGGGCGAAGTTTTCCAATTACGACGTCAAACCGGTGTCGATCCAGGCCGGCGACAAGACGCTGGTGCTCGGCCGCAACGAAGGCGCCGTGGTGCGCAACGGCGACGCGCCGGAGGAGAAGGTCGACGTCTTCGGCCGCATCGCGCTCAAGGCCCCCGAGGACGACGCGGTTCTCTACGGGGAGACCGTCGACCTCGGCTGGGAGGATATGCCGAACGGCGGGGGTTACTGGCTGGAGATCGCCTTCGACGGCCGCTTCGACCGCATGGCCGACAGCCTCTTTGGCCTTGAAGAAAACCGTATGGAGGATCACCCTCTCGCGCCCGGGACATACTACTGGCGGGTGGCGGCGCTCGACGCGTTCGGGCTTCCCGGGCAGATGAGTTCGGTCCGAAAGTTCGAACTCAGATCCGACGACACGCCGCCCTTCCTGCAGATCAGGACACCTGAGCCAGGCGCGATCCTGCGCGATCCCCAGGTGACGATTTCGGGCGAGACGGAAGCGGGCGCTGCGGTGCTGATCGACGGTACAGTGGCCGACATCGACCAGAACGGCCGCTTTTTCCACACGGTAGACGCCGCCGACGGCCGCAACACGGTGGAGGTCGTGGCGCGCGACACTGCCGGAAACGAGACTTTGCGCACGATCGAGTTCGATTTCATCGCCGACCAGCGCAAGGACGTCGCCTACGACCCGGCCATCCCGCGCGACGAGGCCGGCCGCTTTCTCAGCGCCAACGATGTACTGTCGCTTTCGGGAACCGTGATCGGCGGCGCGAAGGTGACGGTGGTGGACCCCTCCGGATGCGCCCTCTCGGAAACCTATGCCGATGCCGAGGGGCGCTTCGCGCTTAACGTTCCGCTTTCGGCGTCGCGAGAGAATTTCGAACTCAGGATCGCGACGGTCTCCGGATACTCCTACGAGGAAGCAATCGAGACCCTGATCGTCGACGAGCCGCCCCGCGTGCGGCTTACCGAACCGTTGCCGCAGGTGACGGCCGACGCGACTTTGGCGGTCCGGATCGGGACCGATTCGGGCGTCGCACTTGCGGTGAACGGCAACCCGGTGGATGTGCGGGACGGGATGGCCACCGCGACCCTTGCTTTGACGCAGGGGCCGAACACGGTCGAGATCGTTGCCACCAACAAGGTCGGACTGGTCACCATCGAGAAGCGCACGGTCATCTTCGACACCGAGCGGCCGGAGGTGACGGCGCAGGACCTCACGGTCGAGGGCCGGGGCGCGACGGATCTGCTTTCCATCAAGGTCGGCGCGCGGGACGCATCGGGGCTCGCCATGACGTCGCGCTTCACCGCGACGTCGAGCGGCGGTCGCAAGGACGGGGTTCTGCGCTATAACCGCGCTCGCAAGGCCTATCAGGGGACGGTGGAACTGCCGCGCCGCGCCGACGCCGAGCCGGTCACGGTTGTGGTCGAACTCTCCGACGTCGCCGGCAACGTCAGCCGCGTGGAACTGGTCCGGTGA
- the erpA gene encoding iron-sulfur cluster insertion protein ErpA, producing the protein MGTDAKTTMKGVELTEAAAKRIAAIVAGEPGKTALRVSVEGGGCSGFSYKFDLVGDRNEDDNAIERDGATVLVDDISLVYMGGSVIDFVDDLMGQSFQIRNPNAVASCGCGTSFSI; encoded by the coding sequence ATGGGTACGGACGCCAAGACGACCATGAAAGGCGTGGAACTGACCGAGGCGGCGGCAAAGCGCATCGCCGCGATCGTCGCCGGCGAACCCGGCAAGACCGCGTTGCGCGTTTCGGTCGAAGGCGGCGGCTGCTCCGGCTTCTCCTACAAGTTCGACCTCGTCGGCGACCGTAACGAGGACGACAATGCTATTGAGCGCGACGGCGCGACCGTGCTCGTCGACGACATCTCCCTCGTCTACATGGGAGGCTCGGTGATCGACTTCGTCGACGATCTCATGGGCCAGTCCTTCCAGATCCGGAATCCCAACGCTGTCGCGTCCTGCGGCTGCGGGACCAGTTTCTCAATCTGA
- a CDS encoding deoxyguanosinetriphosphate triphosphohydrolase codes for MGPQGELGEIGFGYRPRASYACDPAMTRGRFYPEPESATRTPFQRDRDRIIHSTAFRRLKHKTQVFIAHEADHYRTRLTHSIEVAQIARALARALCLDEDLAEAVALVHDFGHTPFGHTGEDALDRKMAEWGGFDHNEQSLRVVTKLERRYAEFDGLNLVWETLEGLVKHNGPLTDANGNGLDGPLRKSIRDFDALFPLELASYASMEAQSAAIADDIAYDAHDIDDGLRSGLLTLSMLEDAPLAGAILASVRDRYPDLDPVRTGHELMRRQITVMVEDVIAEAQRRVAEERPGSPEAVRAANRAMVGFSAPMQEKERDLKAFLYSNLYRHPDVMAVRAEADKVVEDLFDAYFADPELMPEGWRGVLERAGPQVRARHVADFLAGMTDTYALKEHRRLFDRSPDIG; via the coding sequence ATGGGACCGCAAGGAGAACTCGGGGAGATCGGTTTCGGCTACAGGCCGCGCGCTTCCTATGCCTGCGATCCTGCTATGACCCGCGGTCGCTTCTATCCCGAGCCTGAAAGCGCAACGCGCACGCCGTTTCAGCGCGACCGCGACCGGATCATCCACTCCACCGCCTTCCGCCGCCTCAAGCACAAGACGCAGGTCTTCATCGCGCACGAGGCGGATCACTACCGCACGCGTCTCACGCATTCGATCGAGGTGGCGCAGATCGCGCGCGCTCTCGCCAGGGCGCTCTGCCTCGACGAGGACCTCGCCGAGGCCGTCGCACTGGTACACGACTTCGGCCACACGCCGTTCGGCCACACGGGCGAGGACGCGCTGGACCGCAAGATGGCCGAGTGGGGCGGCTTCGACCACAACGAACAGTCGCTGCGCGTCGTCACCAAGCTCGAGCGCCGCTATGCCGAATTCGACGGCCTGAATCTTGTCTGGGAGACGCTGGAAGGCCTCGTCAAGCACAATGGGCCGTTGACCGATGCGAACGGAAACGGGCTGGACGGCCCGCTGCGAAAGTCGATCCGCGACTTCGACGCGCTGTTCCCCCTCGAACTCGCGAGCTACGCCTCGATGGAGGCGCAGTCCGCCGCGATCGCCGACGACATCGCCTACGACGCCCACGACATCGACGATGGCCTTCGCTCGGGCCTCCTGACCCTGTCGATGCTGGAGGACGCGCCGCTCGCCGGCGCCATCCTTGCCTCCGTGCGCGACCGCTATCCGGATCTCGATCCCGTGCGGACCGGCCACGAACTGATGCGCCGCCAGATCACGGTCATGGTCGAGGACGTCATCGCCGAAGCTCAGCGCCGCGTCGCCGAGGAAAGGCCGGGATCCCCCGAGGCAGTCCGGGCCGCGAACCGCGCCATGGTCGGCTTCTCGGCGCCGATGCAGGAGAAGGAGAGGGACCTCAAGGCCTTCCTCTATTCCAATCTCTACCGCCACCCCGACGTGATGGCGGTCCGCGCCGAGGCGGACAAGGTGGTCGAGGACCTGTTCGACGCCTACTTCGCCGATCCCGAGCTGATGCCCGAGGGGTGGCGCGGCGTGCTGGAGCGGGCAGGACCTCAGGTGAGGGCGCGCCACGTCGCCGATTTCCTCGCCGGAATGACCGATACCTATGCACTGAAGGAACACCGGCGCCTGTTTGACCGCTCGCCCGATATCGGATAG
- the argS gene encoding arginine--tRNA ligase, with translation MNIFADFHDRISTAIQSIGLKTVDGSDLNLSRITVEPPRDAAHGDLATNAAMVLSKAVGENPRALAQKIAERLEQEPEVARVEIAGPGFINLSLDDAFWQARLREILAAGDAYGRSTVGAGRKVNVEYVSANPTGPMHVGHCRGAVVGDTLANLLAFAGYEVTKEYYINDAGSQIDVLGRSVMLRYREALGENIGEIPPGLYPGDYLKPVAKALLDEYGSGLLGMAEEKALAIVKDTTIDAMMEMIRADLAALNVRHDVFFSERSLHAGNGGPIRSAITDLTLSGHVYKGKLPPPKGQKPEDWEDREQTLFRSTEVGDDIDRPLVKSDGTFTYFAADVAYMKDKYERGFEELIFVLGADHGGYVKRLEALAKALSGGDLKVEVLLCQLVKLYRNGEPVRMSKRSGEFVTLRDVVDEVGRDPIRFMMLYRKNDAPLDFDFAKVTEQSKDNPVFYVQYASARCHSVFRQAAEQLSGESFDRETLSAATSNLTDEAEIAMIKKLAEYPRLIEGAALAHEPHRIAFYLYDVASALHALWNRGTDNPDLRFLKVNDPVLTKARLGLVQAVLYVLRSGLTLLGADAPQEMR, from the coding sequence ATGAACATTTTCGCCGATTTCCACGATCGGATCAGCACGGCCATCCAGTCGATCGGCCTGAAGACGGTCGACGGATCGGACCTTAATCTGTCGCGCATCACCGTCGAGCCGCCGCGCGACGCCGCGCATGGCGATCTCGCCACCAATGCAGCGATGGTGCTGTCGAAGGCTGTGGGCGAGAACCCGCGCGCGCTGGCGCAGAAGATCGCCGAGCGCCTCGAGCAGGAACCCGAGGTCGCGCGCGTCGAGATCGCGGGTCCTGGTTTCATCAACCTGTCGCTGGACGACGCCTTCTGGCAGGCGCGCCTGCGCGAAATCCTCGCGGCCGGCGATGCCTACGGGCGCTCCACCGTCGGTGCGGGCCGCAAGGTCAACGTGGAATACGTGTCGGCCAATCCGACCGGCCCCATGCATGTCGGCCATTGCCGCGGCGCGGTGGTCGGCGACACGCTCGCCAACCTGCTCGCCTTCGCTGGCTACGAGGTGACCAAGGAATACTACATCAACGACGCCGGTTCGCAGATCGACGTGCTCGGCCGCTCTGTGATGCTGCGCTATCGCGAGGCCCTCGGCGAGAACATCGGCGAGATCCCCCCGGGGCTCTATCCCGGTGACTATCTCAAGCCGGTCGCAAAGGCGCTTCTCGACGAATACGGCTCCGGGCTGCTCGGCATGGCCGAGGAGAAGGCGCTCGCGATCGTCAAGGACACGACTATCGACGCGATGATGGAGATGATCCGCGCCGATCTCGCCGCGCTCAACGTGCGGCACGACGTCTTCTTCTCCGAGCGCAGCCTCCACGCCGGCAATGGCGGCCCGATCCGCTCCGCCATCACCGACCTCACGCTGAGCGGCCACGTCTACAAGGGCAAGCTTCCACCGCCCAAGGGCCAGAAGCCGGAAGACTGGGAGGACCGCGAGCAGACGCTGTTCCGGTCCACCGAAGTCGGCGACGACATCGACCGCCCACTCGTCAAGTCGGACGGCACCTTCACCTATTTCGCCGCCGACGTCGCCTACATGAAGGACAAGTACGAGCGCGGCTTCGAGGAACTGATCTTCGTGCTGGGCGCCGACCACGGCGGCTACGTCAAGCGCCTTGAGGCGCTGGCCAAGGCGCTCTCCGGCGGCGATCTCAAGGTCGAGGTGCTGCTCTGCCAGCTCGTGAAGCTCTACCGCAACGGCGAGCCCGTGCGCATGTCGAAGCGCTCGGGCGAATTCGTCACGCTGCGCGACGTTGTCGACGAGGTCGGGCGGGACCCGATCCGCTTCATGATGCTCTATCGCAAGAACGACGCGCCGCTCGACTTCGATTTCGCCAAGGTCACCGAGCAGTCCAAGGACAATCCCGTCTTTTACGTCCAGTACGCCTCTGCCCGTTGCCATTCGGTCTTCCGGCAGGCAGCCGAGCAGCTGAGCGGCGAGAGCTTCGACCGCGAGACCCTGTCCGCGGCGACGTCGAATCTCACCGACGAGGCCGAGATCGCGATGATCAAGAAACTCGCCGAATATCCTCGCCTGATCGAGGGGGCGGCGCTCGCCCACGAGCCGCACCGCATCGCGTTTTATCTCTACGACGTCGCGAGCGCGCTGCACGCGTTGTGGAATCGCGGTACCGATAATCCGGACTTACGCTTTCTTAAGGTTAACGATCCAGTATTGACGAAAGCCAGACTTGGGCTGGTGCAGGCGGTTCTGTATGTTCTTAGGTCGGGCCTGACTTTGTTGGGCGCGGATGCGCCGCAAGAGATGCGCTGA
- a CDS encoding SPOR domain-containing protein — MADLKQLKAKPLDDFRESDPLAELTRIMGLNAQSSTSDGAMDDFGIDLERELLGDFGDPEPAANKDAPAFQPDEDMFVGDDHVPVEAASRPAFIAKTDYSSIEIRPRGEPILTLQPARPALRVVEQPAESREAGPSSDDQSLEDELESLLSMDASQDETPEHSNDHSASPVEPQDASEGTSDTVERDDPLDRLEAFSKDWFARRQAQQEGAQLQPQASDAGDDLISLDDLEDFALVEESVAEHPQDHPTSYIDEVPAEAEILARHEDQGHQEPGADLTPEPELEPESRFDPEPQVASAPVVAAPRPAFDPSADPFADLMAMSRPASATEPQTPAEVAESEPETVPDVRGTWATSEEGPRYVPAGSATEADVARAEAEVTPAPQQPVAEDVAPAPLQRATPSRFSIGRATASLMPAAAPVETASVAPAPEPFAEKEPAPQVETESEDFAFDDLTLDDGDFDLGNMLEAELAAEAEQIAFRANPAPQQALAEAAADGPAARQPMWGDFGEPDIDTIEVPVTQVDVADEFDIPDLVFEEDTARASEEDELDLEFASAFEDLAGGRRIDPATYEPRTAAAFAAPAAEFQAAPAVSLADGMQGRAAAEAEYPIDDLTGFWEEEQGADGYAVAEPETARAWADDAYGQAPHDAGDFPSAFYADGPAEASEPAPRRRRGLAIAAVVAGVAVAGGIGAFMLSFGGGDNAAPVLVEADPTPVKIKPEKPGGTIIPNEDKAVYDRVASGGENAAPAQEKLLSASEEPIDIVAKATPVDGDTSLPGVESPIVEQGEPAVRAKGEDRVEQEIEDPASPVDEIATVTPRKVRTLIVRPDGTLVPREEPAAAEPQEPIQQASLVEPAVVPEATFESTEESQAPAQEATQPPPAGVIEKPAEQEAAQPAASEAAPIKAAPAADTSDTAPVRVVESTTIKPDGSSTPARGPLAPTRPSDQPVEIVGSAGGNQRGTQVAAAPAAAQVPAIPAGPTSEWSMQIASQPSPEGAQKSYVNLAQRYGSILGGRGVNIVKADIAGKGTFWRVRIPAQSKADAVELCERLKAAGGSCFVAR, encoded by the coding sequence ATGGCAGACCTGAAGCAACTCAAGGCTAAACCCCTGGACGACTTTCGGGAGAGCGATCCTCTCGCCGAATTGACCCGGATCATGGGGCTCAACGCGCAGTCTTCGACGAGCGACGGCGCCATGGACGATTTCGGTATCGATCTGGAGCGCGAACTGCTCGGCGATTTCGGTGACCCCGAACCCGCCGCCAACAAGGATGCGCCGGCTTTTCAGCCGGACGAGGACATGTTCGTCGGCGATGATCACGTCCCGGTCGAAGCGGCTTCTCGGCCAGCGTTCATTGCGAAGACGGACTATTCGAGCATCGAGATCCGGCCGCGCGGAGAGCCGATCCTGACCTTGCAGCCCGCCAGGCCGGCTCTGCGTGTCGTCGAGCAGCCGGCGGAGAGCCGGGAAGCGGGGCCGTCTTCCGACGACCAGTCGCTGGAGGACGAACTGGAATCGCTTCTGTCGATGGATGCCTCGCAGGACGAAACGCCCGAGCATTCGAATGACCATTCCGCCAGTCCCGTGGAGCCCCAAGATGCGTCCGAGGGTACCTCGGATACAGTGGAGCGCGACGATCCGCTCGACCGCCTGGAAGCCTTTTCGAAGGACTGGTTCGCGCGCCGTCAGGCGCAGCAGGAAGGCGCGCAGCTGCAGCCCCAAGCCTCCGATGCCGGGGACGATCTCATTTCCCTCGACGATCTCGAGGACTTTGCTTTGGTCGAAGAGAGCGTAGCCGAGCACCCGCAGGATCACCCGACTTCGTACATCGATGAGGTTCCGGCCGAAGCCGAGATTCTCGCCCGCCACGAGGACCAAGGTCATCAGGAGCCGGGAGCCGACCTGACGCCGGAGCCGGAACTGGAGCCCGAATCGCGGTTCGATCCCGAGCCCCAGGTCGCTTCCGCGCCCGTGGTGGCAGCGCCGCGGCCCGCTTTCGATCCCTCTGCCGATCCGTTCGCGGACCTGATGGCGATGAGCCGCCCTGCGTCCGCAACCGAGCCGCAGACTCCCGCCGAGGTGGCGGAATCCGAGCCGGAAACGGTTCCGGACGTTCGCGGCACCTGGGCGACGTCCGAGGAGGGTCCCCGCTACGTTCCGGCGGGTTCCGCTACGGAAGCCGACGTCGCTAGAGCCGAGGCGGAGGTAACGCCCGCGCCGCAACAGCCGGTTGCGGAGGACGTGGCTCCGGCTCCCCTACAGCGCGCCACCCCCAGCCGCTTCAGCATCGGCCGTGCCACCGCATCGCTCATGCCTGCCGCGGCACCGGTCGAGACCGCCAGCGTCGCGCCGGCTCCCGAGCCTTTCGCCGAGAAGGAGCCCGCGCCGCAGGTCGAGACCGAGAGCGAGGATTTCGCCTTTGACGACCTCACGCTCGATGACGGCGATTTCGATCTAGGCAATATGCTGGAAGCCGAACTGGCGGCGGAAGCCGAGCAGATCGCGTTCCGGGCAAATCCTGCACCGCAGCAGGCGCTTGCCGAAGCGGCAGCCGATGGCCCTGCGGCGCGTCAGCCCATGTGGGGCGATTTCGGCGAACCCGATATCGACACGATCGAGGTACCGGTGACGCAGGTGGATGTCGCCGACGAATTCGACATCCCCGACCTTGTCTTCGAGGAAGACACCGCGCGAGCGAGCGAGGAGGATGAACTCGATCTGGAGTTCGCCAGCGCGTTCGAAGACCTCGCGGGTGGCCGTCGCATCGATCCGGCAACCTACGAGCCGCGCACGGCTGCTGCATTCGCCGCTCCCGCCGCGGAGTTTCAGGCTGCGCCGGCGGTATCGCTTGCAGACGGGATGCAGGGTCGCGCCGCCGCTGAGGCCGAGTATCCGATCGACGACCTCACCGGTTTCTGGGAGGAAGAGCAGGGAGCGGACGGCTATGCAGTTGCCGAACCCGAAACCGCGCGGGCGTGGGCGGACGACGCTTACGGTCAGGCCCCCCACGACGCTGGCGACTTCCCGTCGGCCTTCTATGCCGATGGGCCGGCCGAAGCTTCAGAACCCGCGCCCAGGCGGCGCCGGGGCCTGGCCATAGCCGCCGTGGTGGCTGGCGTCGCGGTAGCCGGCGGTATCGGCGCCTTCATGCTGTCGTTCGGCGGCGGCGACAATGCAGCGCCGGTCCTGGTGGAGGCCGATCCCACACCCGTCAAGATCAAGCCGGAAAAGCCCGGCGGCACGATCATCCCCAACGAGGACAAGGCGGTCTACGACCGCGTCGCTTCAGGCGGCGAGAATGCCGCCCCGGCTCAGGAGAAGCTGCTGTCGGCAAGCGAGGAGCCGATCGACATCGTCGCGAAGGCGACGCCAGTCGACGGCGACACGTCGCTGCCGGGCGTCGAATCGCCGATCGTCGAACAGGGCGAACCGGCCGTCCGCGCCAAGGGCGAGGACCGGGTCGAACAGGAAATCGAAGATCCCGCGTCGCCCGTCGACGAGATTGCGACCGTGACCCCGCGCAAGGTACGCACATTGATCGTGCGCCCCGACGGAACGCTGGTTCCGCGCGAAGAGCCGGCAGCCGCGGAGCCGCAGGAACCAATCCAGCAGGCGAGCCTCGTCGAACCCGCGGTCGTCCCGGAAGCCACCTTCGAAAGCACAGAGGAAAGCCAGGCCCCCGCACAGGAGGCTACCCAGCCGCCGCCGGCTGGCGTGATCGAGAAGCCCGCGGAGCAGGAGGCCGCCCAGCCGGCTGCTTCCGAAGCCGCGCCGATCAAAGCGGCTCCCGCCGCTGACACGTCGGACACCGCACCCGTGCGGGTCGTGGAATCGACGACCATCAAGCCGGATGGAAGCTCGACGCCGGCTCGCGGCCCCCTGGCGCCCACGCGGCCTTCCGACCAGCCGGTCGAGATCGTCGGCAGCGCCGGCGGAAACCAGCGCGGCACCCAGGTGGCAGCCGCACCTGCGGCGGCGCAAGTGCCCGCGATCCCGGCCGGGCCGACGAGCGAATGGTCCATGCAGATCGCGTCGCAGCCTTCGCCCGAAGGCGCCCAGAAGAGCTACGTCAATCTCGCGCAGCGCTACGGCTCGATCCTCGGCGGACGCGGCGTCAACATCGTCAAGGCCGACATCGCCGGTAAGGGCACGTTCTGGCGGGTCCGTATCCCGGCGCAGTCCAAGGCGGACGCGGTGGAGCTTTGTGAACGCCTCAAGGCTGCCGGCGGAAGCTGCTTCGTCGCCAGATAA
- the nagZ gene encoding beta-N-acetylhexosaminidase: MSESKAIIFGCAGKSLTDEERGFFRGEKPWGFILFARNIGEAGEIRDLVAELRETVGREDAPVFIDQEGGRVQRIRAPLAPSYPTAAALGELHRRDTQAGLRAAWLMSRLHAFDLMRFGINADCLPVLDVPVEGAHDVIGNRAYAKVPGVVAEMGRAAADGLVAGGVLPVMKHMPGHGRAFADSHLSLPVVDAGLDELRAHDFAPFKTLSDLPMGMTAHVVYTALDAQNPATTSAKVIGEIIRGEIGFDGLLMSDDVSMKALSGDFRQKTRAILAAGCDVVLHCNGVMDEMRAVAGEASVLAGPSLERAERALSLLGRQDGADETAAREEFAALFEAVA, encoded by the coding sequence ATGAGCGAATCAAAGGCGATCATTTTCGGCTGTGCCGGCAAGAGCTTGACGGACGAGGAGCGCGGCTTCTTCCGCGGCGAGAAGCCGTGGGGCTTCATCCTCTTCGCGCGCAACATAGGCGAGGCCGGCGAGATCCGGGATCTCGTGGCCGAACTGCGCGAAACCGTGGGACGCGAGGATGCGCCCGTCTTCATCGATCAGGAGGGCGGCCGCGTCCAGCGCATCCGCGCGCCGCTGGCGCCGAGCTATCCGACCGCCGCCGCGCTCGGCGAACTCCATCGGCGCGACACCCAGGCGGGACTGCGCGCGGCCTGGCTGATGTCGCGCCTGCACGCGTTCGATCTCATGCGCTTCGGCATCAATGCCGACTGTCTTCCGGTCTTGGACGTGCCGGTGGAGGGCGCCCACGACGTCATCGGCAACCGCGCCTATGCGAAAGTTCCGGGGGTGGTGGCCGAGATGGGACGGGCGGCGGCGGACGGACTGGTCGCCGGCGGAGTTTTACCGGTGATGAAGCACATGCCCGGCCATGGCCGCGCTTTCGCCGACAGCCATCTTTCGCTGCCGGTCGTCGATGCCGGTCTGGACGAACTGCGCGCCCACGACTTCGCACCCTTCAAGACGCTCTCGGACCTACCGATGGGGATGACCGCGCATGTCGTCTACACGGCGCTCGATGCGCAGAACCCGGCGACCACTTCGGCAAAGGTGATCGGCGAGATCATCCGCGGCGAGATTGGCTTCGACGGCCTGCTCATGAGCGACGACGTCTCGATGAAGGCGCTTTCTGGGGATTTCCGCCAAAAGACGCGCGCGATCCTTGCCGCGGGCTGCGATGTCGTCCTTCACTGCAACGGCGTCATGGACGAGATGCGCGCGGTGGCCGGCGAGGCGTCGGTGCTCGCCGGTCCGTCACTGGAACGTGCCGAACGCGCGCTATCTTTGCTGGGACGACAGGACGGCGCCGACGAGACTGCGGCACGCGAGGAGTTCGCCGCCCTGTTCGAGGCGGTCGCATGA
- a CDS encoding segregation and condensation protein A: MERLWAPEEDVREPSEALVIDVAGFEGPLDLLLHLARNQKVDLARISILALAEQYLVFVDTARKLRLEIAADYLVMAAWLAYLKSKLLIPKQPGEEGETGEELAALLQFRLKRLEAMRDAAARLVNRNRLGRDVMARGMPEVVVLEKQTRYSASLYDLLTAYAIQRQRQAVTNVRIARRTVWSLQDARELLTRLVGRMKDWTALDRFLVEYLARPEERATAIASSFAASLELVREGALEIRQHEAFAPIYLRSRAKSPGSEVSHA, encoded by the coding sequence CTGGAGCGCCTGTGGGCTCCGGAGGAGGACGTGCGCGAACCCTCCGAGGCGCTCGTCATCGACGTCGCCGGCTTCGAAGGCCCGCTCGACCTGTTGCTGCATCTGGCGCGTAACCAGAAGGTCGACCTCGCGCGCATCTCGATCCTGGCGCTGGCCGAGCAGTACCTTGTTTTCGTCGACACGGCGCGCAAGCTGCGGCTTGAGATCGCGGCGGATTATCTGGTCATGGCGGCATGGCTCGCCTACCTGAAATCGAAGCTCCTGATCCCCAAACAGCCTGGAGAGGAAGGCGAGACCGGCGAGGAACTCGCGGCGCTTTTGCAATTCCGGCTGAAGCGTCTCGAAGCGATGCGCGATGCGGCCGCCCGGCTCGTCAACCGCAACCGGCTCGGCCGCGACGTCATGGCGCGCGGCATGCCGGAGGTCGTGGTGCTGGAGAAACAGACGCGCTACTCGGCCTCGCTCTACGACCTCCTGACGGCCTATGCGATCCAGCGCCAGCGGCAGGCGGTGACGAACGTCCGCATCGCCAGACGAACCGTCTGGTCGCTGCAGGACGCGCGCGAACTCCTGACGCGGCTTGTCGGCCGCATGAAGGACTGGACCGCGCTCGACCGCTTTCTGGTCGAATATCTCGCCCGGCCCGAGGAGCGGGCGACCGCGATCGCCAGTTCCTTCGCGGCGTCGCTCGAACTCGTCCGCGAGGGGGCGCTGGAAATCCGTCAGCATGAGGCTTTTGCGCCGATCTACTTGCGGTCGCGCGCCAAGTCGCCTGGCAGCGAGGTGAGCCATGCCTGA